From a region of the Candidatus Pantoea bituminis genome:
- the sspA gene encoding stringent starvation protein SspA, translated as MAVAANKRSVMTLFSGPTDIFSHQVRIVLAEKGVSVEIEQVEMDNLPQDLIDLNPYRTVPTLVDRELTLYESRIIMEYLDERFPHPPLMPVYPVARGESRLMMHRIEQDWYSLMRKVENSSGQEAEAARKQLREELLAIAPLFGRTPFFMSEEFSLVDCYLAPLLWRLPSMGIDLIGSGSKDLKGYMNRVFERDSFLASLTEAEREMRLQVRG; from the coding sequence ATGGCTGTCGCTGCCAACAAACGTTCGGTAATGACGCTGTTTTCTGGTCCTACTGACATTTTCAGCCATCAGGTACGTATTGTCCTGGCGGAGAAGGGTGTCAGCGTAGAGATCGAGCAGGTCGAAATGGATAACCTGCCGCAGGATCTGATTGACCTCAACCCGTATCGCACCGTGCCGACGCTGGTAGATCGTGAACTGACGCTTTATGAATCACGTATCATCATGGAATATCTTGATGAGCGTTTTCCACATCCACCGTTGATGCCGGTTTATCCGGTTGCGCGTGGTGAAAGCCGCCTGATGATGCATCGCATCGAGCAGGACTGGTACAGCCTGATGAGAAAGGTTGAGAACAGCAGCGGTCAGGAAGCTGAAGCAGCACGTAAGCAGTTGCGTGAAGAGTTGCTGGCCATTGCACCGTTGTTTGGACGTACGCCGTTCTTCATGAGCGAGGAGTTCAGCCTGGTTGATTGCTACCTGGCTCCTTTGCTGTGGCGTTTACCTTCAATGGGTATCGATCTGATTGGTTCAGGTTCTAAAGATCTGAAAGGCTACATGAATCGCGTATTTGAGCGTGACTCTTTCCTTGCTTCATTGACTGAAGCCGAACGTGAAATGCGCCTGCAAGTCCGGGGCTAA
- the degQ gene encoding serine endoprotease DegQ encodes MKKQARLFSALALSIGMSLAAAPGAMATLPAQIQGQPLPSLAPMLEKVLPAVVSVHVEGTESAAQTQEIPEPLKRFFGQMPGGNNQPQPFEGLGSGVIIDAAKGYVLTNNHVVNGADKINVQLGDGSEYDAKLIGHDEQTDIALIQIEGAKNLTQVKIADSDQLKVGDFAVAIGNPFGLGQTATSGIISALGRSGLNLEGLENFIQTDAAINRGNSGGALVNLNGELIGINTAILASSGGNIGIGFAIPSDMAMNLAQQLIKFGEVKRGQLGIKGTEMTADMAKAFNVDAQRGAFVSEVLPQSAAQKAGLKSGDIITSVNDKPITSFAELRVKIGTTAPGEQVKLGLLREGKPITVNVTLEQSAQSTASAQLMSPALQGATLSDGQTKTGDKGVKVDTIEKGTPAEQVGLQKEDVIVGVNRNRTQSIAEMRKVLEGKPPVLALNVVRGDENIYLLLR; translated from the coding sequence ATGAAAAAACAAGCACGACTGTTTAGCGCATTAGCCTTGAGTATTGGGATGAGTCTTGCCGCCGCGCCTGGCGCGATGGCGACGCTGCCAGCACAAATCCAAGGTCAGCCGCTTCCAAGCCTGGCCCCAATGCTGGAAAAAGTGTTGCCAGCTGTGGTTAGCGTTCATGTTGAAGGCACTGAATCTGCTGCACAAACGCAGGAGATTCCCGAACCGTTAAAACGTTTCTTTGGCCAGATGCCGGGTGGCAATAATCAGCCGCAGCCGTTTGAAGGACTGGGTTCGGGTGTGATTATTGATGCCGCAAAAGGCTACGTGCTAACGAACAATCACGTGGTGAATGGCGCAGACAAAATCAATGTCCAACTGGGCGATGGCAGCGAATATGACGCCAAGCTGATCGGCCATGATGAGCAGACTGATATTGCACTCATCCAGATCGAAGGCGCAAAAAATCTGACGCAGGTGAAAATTGCCGACTCAGATCAGCTCAAAGTGGGTGATTTTGCCGTGGCCATTGGCAACCCGTTTGGCCTTGGTCAAACCGCAACCTCCGGGATTATTTCTGCGCTGGGCCGTAGCGGCTTAAACCTTGAAGGGCTGGAGAACTTTATCCAAACCGACGCAGCCATTAACCGCGGCAACTCTGGCGGCGCGCTGGTCAATCTCAATGGTGAACTGATCGGTATCAACACCGCTATTTTGGCATCAAGCGGTGGCAATATCGGTATTGGTTTCGCGATTCCAAGCGACATGGCGATGAATCTGGCGCAGCAGCTGATCAAATTCGGTGAAGTGAAGCGCGGCCAGTTAGGCATCAAAGGCACAGAAATGACCGCCGATATGGCGAAAGCATTTAACGTTGATGCACAACGCGGTGCCTTTGTTTCTGAAGTGCTGCCGCAGTCAGCAGCGCAGAAAGCGGGGCTTAAATCTGGGGATATCATCACTTCAGTGAATGATAAACCGATTACCAGCTTCGCTGAATTGCGCGTCAAAATTGGCACCACCGCACCGGGCGAACAGGTGAAGTTAGGACTGCTGCGTGAAGGCAAGCCAATTACGGTTAACGTAACGCTTGAGCAAAGCGCGCAGAGTACCGCCAGCGCACAACTGATGTCGCCAGCCTTACAAGGCGCTACGTTGAGCGACGGCCAGACCAAAACCGGTGATAAAGGCGTTAAAGTCGATACCATCGAAAAAGGTACACCTGCCGAGCAGGTTGGTCTGCAGAAAGAGGATGTGATTGTTGGCGTTAACCGCAATCGCACGCAATCTATCGCAGAAATGCGCAAGGTACTGGAAGGTAAACCTCCAGTACTGGCTCTGAATGTGGTACGTGGCGATGAAAATATCTATCTGCTTTTAAGATAA
- the rplM gene encoding 50S ribosomal protein L13, whose translation MKTFTAKPETVQRDWYVVDATGKTLGRLATELASRLRGKHKAEYTPHVDTGDYIIVLNAEKVAVTGNKRSDKIYYHHTGHIGGIKQATFEEMIARRPERVIEIAVKGMLPKGPLGRAMYRKLKVYAGNEHNHAAQQPQVLDI comes from the coding sequence ATGAAAACTTTTACAGCTAAACCAGAAACCGTCCAACGTGACTGGTATGTTGTTGACGCAACTGGCAAAACTTTGGGTCGCCTGGCGACTGAACTGGCCAGCCGTCTACGTGGTAAGCATAAAGCGGAATACACTCCGCACGTTGATACCGGTGATTACATCATTGTTCTGAACGCAGAAAAAGTTGCTGTAACCGGCAACAAGCGTTCTGACAAGATCTACTATCACCACACTGGTCACATCGGTGGTATCAAACAGGCGACCTTTGAAGAGATGATTGCTCGCCGTCCTGAGCGTGTGATTGAGATCGCGGTTAAAGGCATGCTGCCGAAGGGCCCGTTGGGTCGTGCTATGTACCGTAAACTGAAAGTTTACGCAGGCAACGAGCACAACCATGCGGCACAGCAACCGCAAGTTCTTGACATTTAA
- the rpsI gene encoding 30S ribosomal protein S9 translates to MAETQNYGTGRRKSSSARVFIKPGSGNIVINQRSLEQYFGRETARMVVRQPLELVDMVGKFDLYITVKGGGISGQAGAIRHGITRALMEYDDSLRAELRKAGFVTRDARQVERKKVGLRKARRRPQFSKR, encoded by the coding sequence ATGGCTGAAACTCAAAACTACGGCACTGGTCGCCGCAAAAGCTCATCCGCACGCGTCTTCATCAAGCCGGGTAGCGGTAACATCGTAATTAACCAACGCTCTTTGGAGCAATACTTCGGCCGCGAAACTGCACGCATGGTTGTGCGTCAGCCGCTGGAGCTGGTTGATATGGTTGGTAAATTCGATCTGTACATCACTGTTAAAGGTGGTGGTATTTCTGGTCAGGCAGGTGCGATCCGTCATGGTATCACCCGCGCTCTGATGGAATACGACGATTCTCTGCGTGCTGAACTGCGTAAAGCGGGCTTTGTTACCCGTGATGCGCGTCAGGTTGAACGTAAGAAAGTCGGTCTGCGTAAAGCACGCCGTCGTCCACAGTTCTCCAAGCGTTAA
- the degS gene encoding outer membrane-stress sensor serine endopeptidase DegS: MFLKLLRSVVLGLIVAGILLAALPALRMGSEALHIQDNSNDETPFSFNQGVRRAVPAVVNVYNRSAHGNNNRGITTLGSGVIMNAKGYILTNKHVINNADQIIVALQDGRFFEATLVGSDAMTDLAVLKITASGLPVIPINSQRIAHIGDVVMAIGNPYNLGQTVTQGIISATGRVGLSSSGRQNFLQTDASINQGNSGGALINSLGELMGINTLTFDKSNDGETPEGIGFAIPTALASKIMDKLIRDGRVIRGYIGITGRELPPLHGQGSNLDRVQGIIVSVVTPDGPADKGGIQVNDVLLSVNNKPAISAQETMDQVAEIRPGSVIDVQVLRNDQKLTLPVTIQEFPDNSQ; the protein is encoded by the coding sequence ATGTTTCTTAAACTTTTGCGTTCGGTTGTGTTGGGCCTGATTGTTGCGGGTATTTTACTTGCGGCCTTGCCTGCACTGCGCATGGGCAGCGAAGCCCTGCACATCCAAGATAACAGCAATGACGAAACACCCTTTAGTTTCAATCAAGGGGTGCGCCGCGCCGTGCCTGCGGTAGTGAATGTTTATAACCGCAGCGCGCACGGTAATAACAATCGTGGCATTACTACGCTGGGTTCTGGCGTAATCATGAACGCAAAAGGCTACATCCTCACCAATAAACACGTTATCAATAACGCGGATCAAATTATTGTCGCGTTACAAGATGGCCGTTTTTTCGAAGCCACCTTGGTAGGTTCCGATGCAATGACCGATTTAGCGGTGCTAAAAATTACCGCTTCCGGCCTGCCGGTAATTCCAATTAATTCGCAACGTATTGCGCACATTGGCGACGTGGTGATGGCGATTGGTAACCCCTACAATCTCGGTCAAACCGTGACCCAAGGCATTATCAGCGCAACCGGCCGCGTGGGCTTGAGTTCATCCGGGCGGCAAAACTTTCTGCAAACGGATGCCTCAATCAACCAAGGTAACTCCGGCGGCGCACTGATTAATTCGCTGGGCGAGTTAATGGGCATCAATACCTTAACGTTCGACAAAAGTAACGATGGTGAAACGCCGGAAGGGATTGGTTTCGCCATTCCCACCGCGTTGGCGTCAAAAATCATGGATAAACTGATCCGCGATGGTCGTGTGATTCGTGGTTATATCGGGATTACAGGCCGTGAATTGCCGCCGCTACATGGTCAGGGCAGTAATCTGGATCGCGTACAAGGCATTATTGTCAGCGTGGTGACGCCAGATGGGCCGGCAGACAAAGGCGGCATTCAGGTCAATGATGTGTTGTTGAGTGTGAATAATAAACCGGCCATTTCCGCACAGGAAACCATGGATCAGGTGGCGGAGATTCGCCCGGGTTCAGTAATAGACGTGCAGGTTTTACGTAACGATCAGAAATTAACGCTGCCGGTGACCATTCAGGAATTCCCAGACAACAGCCAGTAA
- the sspB gene encoding ClpXP protease specificity-enhancing factor: protein MEMSQLTARRPYLLRAFYDWLLDNQLTPHLVVDINLPGVQVPLEYARDGQIVLNIAPRAVGNLDLANDQVSFNARFGGVPRQVNVPMVAILAIYARENGAGTMFEPEPAYEHSAPEESEAQEETVMSVIDGDRPDDANDNETPPDDEPPPRGGRPSLRVVK from the coding sequence ATGGAAATGTCGCAACTCACTGCACGTCGTCCCTATCTGTTACGTGCTTTCTATGATTGGTTGCTCGATAACCAGTTAACGCCGCATTTGGTGGTCGACATCAATTTGCCCGGTGTGCAGGTTCCGTTAGAGTATGCGCGTGATGGACAGATTGTCTTGAACATCGCGCCGCGTGCAGTCGGTAACTTGGATCTGGCCAATGATCAGGTGTCATTTAATGCACGTTTTGGTGGCGTTCCACGTCAGGTAAACGTGCCAATGGTGGCAATTCTGGCTATTTATGCCCGTGAAAACGGCGCAGGCACCATGTTCGAACCTGAACCCGCTTACGAACATTCCGCACCGGAAGAGTCAGAAGCGCAGGAAGAGACTGTGATGTCAGTGATTGATGGTGATCGTCCTGATGATGCCAACGATAATGAAACGCCGCCTGATGATGAGCCGCCGCCGCGTGGTGGTAGACCTTCACTGCGTGTAGTGAAGTAA
- a CDS encoding glutamate synthase-related protein codes for MSNKKPNPYGLYDPAAGSDSCGVGFITRKDGEQTHEILQMAHSALCTVPHRGGMSAEGVGDGAGVNVDLSLHFFRKITGQALEAGRFGVGNFFVPKDAELRANAERLVEEALNSFGLSIIMKRDMPLDSSVTRPAAVQFQLPIVQWIFTAPQDVVDQNDFEQRIYRALLAIEARAFTESEFGGLYPLSLSSRTQVFKARLNSNEVIPYFKDLTDPDHQVRGLFFHTRFSTNTDPHTTMAQPFRLMAHNGELNTDRKNRIAESALALARGKKIVRPKGQSDSSRLDQSIHSRLMEDSLDLITAVVSMMPPAWENDTSLSNEVRDMLEYFSLYEEKNDGPAALIFGNGEVIGARLDRLGLRPLRSVETVDYIGAMSEAGQIAFPPESVLRRGRIEAGGMLYFDHREKRSYTTHQALEKLAAEKDYSALLATARVDLQDLPVIPAEQQGSPLRYRGDLKAYQRFVAYYYNQESFKFMMDPMLATGAEKISAMGYGNAINGLSDHEGGMAHYFSQRFAQVTNPPLDSIREVDGMTLRVALGAKPHLGRSKGRQIIVPTPILSHLDMLQLREQDVAPYARFEMLYEPVVGKDLLSRTANANALEKAIDDLAQQVVDFARTQGGIAVLTDRHISSTQAAIPMLLLVSAINQRLVQEGLRLDVSLVVESGQSISSHHIAAALGFGASAIYPLGVQMRAEEKYGEGEEGNKAFKRYAKAAEKALMKTMGKVGLCTVESYSCGEFFEPNFLNTDDPVLKKYFPNIRTPVGGAGFATIAQMAVDWHQSALKIQGESEVPLLGLFKERAEGAGHSYGTIAVRTFIDMTEEPIRFADKAREEDNFIRLMTLAKLDNAFGIKAESFKDSSFERIPNEVINNFSITSDYRQFSSLMYEERKRRPAALRDILAFPADLTHIDSEAEFRRKLGRYSLTNNGFAIRGLVCEAVDGSLNHFTLRLTDAITGLKPESERLAALSRALKSRFNDEIESTEVVSNGLNVTAYGKAADYLSRIFTTLPSLPLNEIQPACEITRTFASGAMSHGALVAPAHEAVAHGTNMVGGMSNCGEGGEHYSRHGTIRASRIKQLASGRFGVWAAYLADPMLEELEIKIGQGAKPGEGGQLPAPKVTVEIAAARGGTPGVELVSPPPHHDTYSIEDLAQLIHDCKAARVRVIVKLVSSEGIGTIAVGVAKAGADVINVAGNTGGTGAASVTSLKYTGRVAEIGIAEVHQALCANGLREKVLLRCSGAQQTGSDVVKSALLGGDSFEFGTTALMMLKCVMAKNCNVKCPAGLTTNAEAFDGDPRQLAQYFMNVAHEVREILARMGLHSLREARGRSDLLHLMDHPLEVGKLDFRAMLTVVPELKIDRPVYLEKDFELDDAWIEQLNTELVTQGKNDISLGNNITLNNRNKSVGGQLAIDIERKLNHQLTAEQLNAMPAVLQDDRGRRYLAPETVKISTSGSAGQSFGAFCNDGMQIKHYGTCNDGVGKGQCGGELVVMSPGGGAQDSDGNVLIGNFALFGATGGRLFVQGQAGDRFAVRNSGATAVVEGVGDFCCEYMTNGAILNLGTFGTGFGNGMSGGFAYQYDPYGSLASHAAGDSVLFGSIADQDEMAQTHKQAVLTMLNWHLEATQSPRAAWLLENWETECHHFVYVMPRSLLLYQDGGEILKAKSRKDLLEELSTALAGHQVAKFKSAWREGKTIANGAVPAYGATDTLEMFVLLNNYTVLSFAQQLALGKLPKGTSVEDPAVEKAVRNLLMTEDFSLISKLQRHARAAIESYTDDELASLIGTKRMTDYKAALTQRNIRSMDSLATYGWIMYQDACNREVLGHLPDFEELFARAALPEIAAAVGKLS; via the coding sequence ATGTCCAATAAAAAACCTAATCCCTATGGCTTGTATGACCCAGCAGCAGGGAGTGATAGCTGTGGTGTAGGTTTCATTACGCGTAAGGACGGCGAGCAGACCCATGAGATCCTGCAGATGGCGCACAGCGCCCTTTGTACTGTACCTCACCGCGGGGGCATGTCGGCTGAAGGCGTCGGTGACGGTGCTGGGGTAAACGTTGACCTTTCATTGCACTTCTTCCGTAAGATTACGGGCCAGGCGCTGGAAGCGGGCCGTTTTGGCGTCGGTAACTTCTTTGTGCCAAAAGATGCCGAGCTGCGTGCAAATGCTGAACGTCTGGTAGAAGAAGCGTTGAACAGCTTTGGCCTGTCTATCATCATGAAACGTGACATGCCGCTAGACAGCAGCGTGACGCGTCCGGCCGCTGTGCAATTCCAGTTACCGATTGTGCAGTGGATTTTCACTGCACCGCAGGATGTCGTCGATCAAAACGACTTTGAACAACGCATCTATCGCGCCCTGCTGGCTATCGAAGCGCGTGCCTTTACTGAAAGCGAATTTGGTGGGCTTTATCCTCTTTCGCTCTCGTCACGGACGCAGGTATTCAAGGCGCGTCTGAACTCAAACGAAGTGATTCCTTACTTCAAAGACCTGACCGATCCCGATCATCAGGTACGTGGATTATTCTTCCATACCCGTTTCTCTACCAATACCGATCCGCATACCACCATGGCGCAGCCGTTCCGCCTGATGGCGCATAACGGCGAGTTAAACACCGACCGTAAAAACCGCATTGCGGAGTCAGCTCTGGCGCTGGCGCGGGGTAAGAAGATTGTGCGTCCAAAAGGCCAATCCGACAGCTCGCGTCTCGACCAAAGTATTCACAGCCGCTTGATGGAAGACAGCCTCGATCTGATCACCGCCGTTGTTTCCATGATGCCGCCAGCCTGGGAAAACGACACCTCCTTATCCAATGAGGTGCGTGACATGCTGGAGTACTTCTCGCTGTATGAAGAGAAGAACGATGGCCCGGCTGCGTTGATTTTTGGTAATGGTGAAGTCATCGGTGCACGTCTTGACCGTCTTGGCCTGCGTCCACTGCGTTCTGTTGAAACAGTAGACTATATTGGTGCGATGTCCGAAGCGGGCCAAATTGCTTTCCCACCGGAAAGTGTTCTGCGTCGCGGCCGTATCGAAGCAGGCGGTATGCTCTATTTCGATCATCGTGAAAAACGCAGCTATACCACGCATCAGGCGCTGGAAAAACTGGCAGCTGAAAAAGATTATTCTGCCCTGCTGGCTACAGCCCGTGTCGATCTGCAAGATCTGCCGGTGATCCCAGCAGAGCAGCAAGGCTCGCCGCTGCGCTATCGTGGCGACCTGAAAGCCTATCAACGCTTCGTGGCGTACTATTACAACCAAGAAAGCTTCAAATTCATGATGGATCCCATGCTGGCAACCGGCGCAGAGAAAATCTCCGCGATGGGTTACGGCAACGCCATTAACGGCTTATCCGATCATGAAGGTGGGATGGCGCACTACTTCTCTCAACGTTTTGCGCAGGTTACTAACCCGCCGCTGGATTCGATCCGTGAAGTAGACGGCATGACGCTGCGCGTAGCGCTGGGTGCGAAACCGCATCTGGGCCGCAGCAAAGGCCGTCAAATCATCGTGCCAACGCCGATTCTTAGCCATCTCGATATGCTGCAGTTGCGTGAGCAAGACGTTGCACCTTACGCACGCTTTGAGATGCTGTACGAGCCAGTCGTTGGCAAAGATCTGCTGAGCCGCACAGCAAATGCCAATGCGCTAGAAAAAGCCATCGACGATTTGGCGCAACAGGTCGTCGATTTTGCCCGCACCCAAGGCGGCATCGCGGTGCTTACCGATCGCCACATCTCTTCAACTCAAGCTGCGATTCCAATGCTGCTGCTGGTTTCTGCTATCAATCAGCGTCTGGTGCAGGAAGGTTTGCGTCTTGATGTTTCGCTGGTGGTTGAAAGTGGCCAGAGCATCTCTTCACACCATATCGCAGCAGCCTTGGGCTTTGGTGCTTCCGCTATTTATCCGCTTGGCGTGCAGATGCGTGCCGAAGAGAAATATGGCGAAGGTGAAGAAGGCAATAAAGCGTTTAAACGCTATGCCAAAGCGGCCGAAAAAGCGCTGATGAAAACCATGGGTAAAGTTGGCCTGTGCACCGTAGAAAGTTACAGCTGCGGTGAGTTCTTTGAGCCGAACTTCCTTAATACTGACGATCCAGTACTGAAAAAGTATTTTCCAAATATCCGTACCCCGGTCGGTGGCGCAGGTTTTGCCACTATCGCGCAGATGGCGGTTGACTGGCATCAGAGCGCCCTGAAAATTCAGGGTGAGTCCGAAGTGCCGTTGCTTGGCCTGTTTAAAGAGCGTGCTGAAGGTGCCGGTCACTCTTATGGCACCATCGCTGTTCGCACCTTTATCGACATGACTGAAGAGCCTATTCGCTTTGCCGACAAAGCGCGTGAAGAAGATAACTTCATCCGTTTGATGACGCTGGCCAAGCTGGATAACGCATTTGGAATCAAAGCGGAATCCTTTAAGGACAGCAGCTTTGAGCGTATCCCAAATGAAGTGATCAACAACTTCTCCATCACTTCAGATTATCGTCAGTTCTCTAGTCTGATGTATGAAGAACGTAAGCGTCGTCCAGCTGCACTGCGCGATATTCTGGCCTTTCCGGCGGATTTGACGCACATCGACAGTGAAGCAGAATTCCGTCGTAAGCTGGGACGTTACTCGTTGACCAACAACGGTTTTGCTATACGTGGTTTGGTCTGTGAAGCCGTTGATGGCAGCCTTAACCACTTTACGCTGCGTTTAACGGATGCGATCACCGGCCTGAAGCCGGAAAGCGAACGCCTCGCAGCGCTATCACGTGCGTTGAAATCACGCTTCAATGATGAAATTGAAAGCACCGAAGTGGTGAGCAATGGCTTGAATGTCACCGCTTATGGCAAGGCCGCAGATTATCTGTCACGGATTTTCACCACGCTGCCTTCACTGCCACTGAACGAAATCCAGCCAGCCTGTGAAATCACCCGCACTTTTGCTTCCGGTGCGATGAGCCACGGCGCGCTGGTCGCCCCGGCCCATGAAGCGGTTGCACACGGCACCAATATGGTTGGCGGCATGAGCAACTGCGGTGAAGGTGGTGAACACTATTCACGCCACGGCACCATCCGTGCATCACGTATCAAACAGCTGGCCTCGGGCCGTTTTGGCGTATGGGCGGCTTATTTAGCTGATCCGATGCTGGAAGAGCTGGAGATCAAAATTGGCCAAGGTGCGAAGCCAGGCGAAGGGGGTCAGTTACCTGCGCCTAAAGTCACCGTGGAAATCGCAGCAGCCCGTGGCGGTACGCCGGGTGTCGAGCTGGTTTCACCGCCACCTCACCACGACACCTATTCTATCGAGGATTTAGCGCAGCTGATCCACGACTGTAAAGCCGCTCGCGTTCGCGTCATCGTTAAACTGGTCTCATCGGAAGGCATCGGTACGATTGCGGTTGGCGTAGCGAAAGCAGGCGCAGACGTTATCAACGTTGCAGGGAATACTGGCGGCACCGGCGCAGCTTCCGTCACCAGTCTGAAATACACTGGACGCGTGGCGGAAATCGGCATCGCGGAAGTACATCAGGCGCTCTGTGCTAACGGCCTGCGTGAGAAAGTCTTGCTGCGTTGCTCTGGCGCACAGCAGACCGGCAGCGATGTCGTGAAATCGGCGCTGCTGGGTGGCGACAGCTTTGAATTTGGTACCACCGCACTGATGATGTTGAAATGTGTGATGGCGAAAAACTGTAACGTTAAGTGCCCGGCAGGTTTAACCACTAATGCCGAAGCCTTTGATGGCGATCCCCGTCAGCTGGCACAGTATTTCATGAACGTTGCGCATGAGGTGCGTGAAATCCTGGCGCGCATGGGCCTGCATTCGCTGCGTGAAGCACGTGGACGCTCTGATCTGCTGCACTTAATGGATCACCCACTGGAAGTCGGTAAACTCGATTTCCGCGCCATGTTAACCGTGGTGCCCGAGCTGAAAATCGATCGTCCCGTGTATCTGGAAAAAGATTTCGAACTGGATGATGCCTGGATTGAGCAGCTGAACACTGAACTGGTCACGCAAGGCAAGAATGACATTTCGTTGGGCAATAACATCACGTTGAACAACCGGAACAAGAGTGTCGGCGGCCAGCTAGCGATTGATATTGAACGCAAGCTCAATCATCAACTGACGGCTGAGCAACTGAACGCAATGCCAGCGGTGTTGCAGGATGATCGTGGTCGTCGCTATCTGGCACCTGAAACGGTGAAGATCAGCACTTCTGGCTCTGCGGGCCAATCTTTCGGTGCCTTCTGCAATGACGGTATGCAAATAAAGCATTACGGCACCTGTAATGATGGTGTTGGTAAAGGTCAATGTGGTGGCGAGCTGGTGGTAATGTCTCCGGGCGGCGGCGCACAAGACAGCGATGGCAACGTGCTGATCGGTAACTTTGCGCTGTTTGGCGCAACGGGTGGACGCCTGTTTGTTCAAGGTCAGGCGGGTGACCGTTTTGCCGTACGTAATTCAGGCGCAACCGCAGTAGTTGAAGGTGTTGGTGACTTCTGTTGCGAATACATGACTAATGGCGCAATCCTGAACCTGGGTACATTTGGTACAGGCTTCGGCAACGGCATGAGCGGCGGTTTCGCTTACCAGTATGACCCGTATGGATCACTCGCCAGCCATGCCGCAGGTGACTCAGTACTGTTCGGTTCTATCGCCGATCAGGACGAGATGGCGCAAACGCACAAGCAAGCGGTGCTGACGATGCTGAACTGGCATTTGGAAGCGACCCAGTCACCACGCGCTGCCTGGCTGTTAGAGAATTGGGAAACGGAGTGTCACCACTTTGTTTACGTGATGCCGCGCTCACTGCTGCTGTATCAAGATGGTGGCGAAATCCTGAAGGCGAAATCACGTAAAGATTTGCTGGAAGAGTTATCAACTGCGCTGGCTGGACATCAGGTTGCTAAGTTCAAATCAGCCTGGCGTGAAGGCAAAACTATTGCTAATGGCGCGGTGCCGGCTTATGGCGCAACCGATACGCTGGAAATGTTCGTACTGCTGAACAACTACACCGTGTTGAGCTTTGCACAACAGCTGGCGCTGGGTAAATTACCTAAAGGCACTTCTGTGGAAGATCCTGCGGTAGAGAAAGCGGTACGTAACCTGTTGATGACTGAAGACTTCTCGTTGATCAGCAAACTTCAACGCCACGCACGTGCGGCGATTGAGAGCTACACCGACGATGAGCTGGCTAGCCTGATCGGCACTAAACGTATGACGGATTACAAGGCTGCGCTGACGCAACGCAACATTCGCTCAATGGACAGCCTGGCAACCTATGGCTGGATCATGTATCAGGACGCCTGCAACCGTGAGGTGTTAGGTCATCTGCCTGATTTCGAAGAGCTGTTCGCACGCGCTGCTTTGCCAGAAATTGCTGCTGCTGTCGGGAAACTGTCCTAA
- the zapG gene encoding Z-ring associated protein ZapG, whose amino-acid sequence MTWEYGLIGLVVGIIVGAVAMRFGNKKLREQRSMQYELEKTKAELSDYREELTNHFAQSAELLDNMARDYRQLYQHMAKGSNDLLPNLPGEKNPFAYQLTEAEADNDQAPVQMPRDYSEGASGLLRGERAARD is encoded by the coding sequence ATGACCTGGGAATACGGGCTAATTGGTTTAGTGGTAGGCATTATTGTCGGCGCGGTTGCAATGCGTTTTGGCAACAAAAAATTGCGTGAGCAACGCAGCATGCAGTACGAACTGGAAAAGACCAAAGCGGAGCTTTCGGACTACCGCGAAGAGCTAACCAACCACTTCGCTCAAAGCGCGGAGTTACTGGATAATATGGCGCGCGATTACCGCCAGCTGTATCAACACATGGCAAAAGGCTCCAATGACCTGCTGCCAAATCTGCCAGGCGAGAAAAACCCTTTTGCTTATCAGCTGACTGAAGCGGAAGCCGATAATGATCAAGCGCCTGTTCAGATGCCGCGTGATTATTCGGAAGGTGCTTCCGGCCTGTTGCGTGGCGAACGAGCAGCACGCGATTAA